One genomic window of Cydia fagiglandana chromosome 20, ilCydFagi1.1, whole genome shotgun sequence includes the following:
- the LOC134674385 gene encoding uncharacterized protein LOC134674385 has protein sequence MKPVYLLLLVVTVVLAAKRYNPNGTEVIDLNNSLQLFEDFIKKYNRHYKCPFDKWIHYQAFYKNLVDINRWNAEVPAGGGRFEIGSFSDYTEAEQEQLHGYNPAKTLS, from the coding sequence ATGAAACCAGTTTACCTCCTGTTATTGGTCGTGACCGTGGTGCTGGCCGCTAAAAGATACAACCCCAACGGCACTGAAGTCATCGATCTGAACAACTCCTTACAACTGTTCGAAGATTTCATCAAGAAATACAACAGGCATTATAAATGTCCATTCGACAAGTGGATTCATTATCAAGCTTTTTATAAAAACCTGGTGGATATTAATAGATGGAATGCAGAAGTGCCCGCTGGCGGTGGCCGTTTTGAGATCGGCTCGTTTTCCGACTATACCGAAGCAGAGCAGGAACAACTACATGGTTATAATCCAGCTAAAACTTTGAGTTAA
- the LOC134674352 gene encoding putative fatty acyl-CoA reductase CG5065 produces the protein MAPSVAGYYANKSIFITGATGFLGKVLVEKLLRCCPELEAIYLLMRAKKGQSSEQRLEGFLKSSVFNRLHGENPQCFKQLRLVPGDILADGLGISDDLRETLRKECQIVFHCAACVRFDMPIKDATALNIRGTQRVLDLTEGMTQLEVFVHVSTAYCRSELPELEERVYTTAHKPQDVMRCIQWMDDELLAHLQPKLIHPRPNTYAYTKSLAESLVAQYEGKFPIVIARPSIVAAALKEPLPGWVDSLHGPTGLLVAAGKGAVRTILTKEALTCDIIPVDFVVNGCILAAYNTGINKPKEIQVVNLTVSRRNPVTVGELIDMGRVHVQEFPFSQCLWYPGGSQKTSRLHHQVALLLTHLLPAYLLDLMLALLGQKTFMVKMQQRISAGLQTFQYYWLNEWHFHNDNFLALRGQVSKEDDDTFYTDIKMVNWNSYIRDYIFGARTYCCKEDPATLPQARILQKRLYYLDWAAKIIFYSLCAYFLVHYITIFLSVI, from the exons ATGGCGCCTAGCGTAGCTGGTTACTACGCCAACAAGAGCATCTTCATCACGGGAGCCACCGGGTTCCTCGGCAAGGTCCTCGTCGAGAAGCTTCTCCGATGCTGTCCCGAGCTGGAGGCGATATACTTGCTGATGAGGGCTAAGAAGGGACAGAGCAGTGAACAGAGGCTCGAAGGCTTTCTCAAGAGTTCA GTATTTAACCGCCTTCACGGAGAGAATCCACAGTGTTTCAAGCAACTCCGTCTGGTCCCTGGTGACATATTAGCAGACGGTTTGGGAATATCGGACGATCTCCGCGAGACACTGAGGAAGGAGTGCCAGATCGTCTTCCACTGTGCGGCTTGTGTGAG GTTCGACATGCCAATCAAGGATGCGACCGCCCTCAACATACGTGGGACCCAGCGTGTCTTAGACCTGACGGAGGGCATGACGCAGCTAGAG GTATTTGTCCACGTCTCTACCGCGTACTGCCGCAGCGAGCTACCAGAACTCGAGGAGCGGGTGTACACGACAGCCCACAAGCCGCAGGACGTCATGAGATGCATTCAGTGGATGGATGACGAGTTGCTCGCGCATTTGCAGCCCAA ATTGATACACCCCCGACCGAATACCTATGCATACACTAAGTCGCTGGCAGAGTCATTGGTTGCGCAGTACGAAGGAAAATTTCCCATCGTCATAGCGAGGCCCTCTATTG TGGCAGCGGCCCTAAAAGAGCCCCTCCCGGGCTGGGTGGACAGCCTGCACGGCCCCACCGGGCTCCTCGTGGCCGCCGGCAAGGGCGCCGTCCGGACCATCCTCACCAAGGAGGCGCTCACCTGCGACATCATACCCGTGGACTTTGTGGTCAACGGGTGCATACTGGCCGCGTACAACACGGGGATCAATAA GCCAAAAGAAATACAGGTGGTGAATTTGACGGTGTCGAGAAGGAACCCAGTGACCGTGGGAGAATTGATCGATATGG GGCGCGTCCACGTGCAAGAGTTTCCCTTCTCCCAATGCCTGTGGTACCCCGGCGGCTCGCAGAAGACCTCGCGTCTCCACCATCAGGTCGCTCTGCTGCTCACACACCTGCTGCCCGCGTACTTGCTGGATCTGATGCTGGCGCTGCTGGGACAGAAGACTTT TATGGTGAAGATGCAACAGCGCATCAGCGCCGGACTGCAAACATTTCAATACTACTGGCTGAATGAGTGGCACTTCCACAATGATAACTTCCTCGCGCTGCGGGGACAAGTCTCCAAGGAGGACGACGACACTTTCTACACCGATATCAAG ATGGTGAACTGGAACTCTTATATCCGTGACTACATCTTCGGCGCGCGCACGTACTGCTGCAAGGAGGACCCTGCCACTCTACCACAAGCCCGGATACTGCAAAAAAG ATTGTACTACCTGGACTGGGCCGCCAAGATCATCTTCTACTCGCTGTGTGCATATTTCTTAGTCCACTATATCACAATATTTTTATCTGTCATCTGA